The sequence below is a genomic window from Helicobacter ganmani.
CACCACCAGCGCACAACCTTAGGGAATCCCTAAGGAAAAAGCTATAAGATTAGCCTAAGAATGGGTTTGCATAAAGTAGAATCAATGCAACAACAAGAGTATAGATAACTTGTGCTTCAATCATCGCAAGTGCAATAAACATCGTTGTCATCAATTTACCACCAACACCGGGATTTCTAGCCATACCAGAAATTGTTGCAGCTGCTGTGCTACCCATACCAATTGCACCACCAAGTGCCGCGATACCCAAACCTACGCCTGCTGCAATTGCAGAATAAGACAATAACATTTCGTTACCTTCCGCAGCAAACGCTACACCAGCTAATGCAAAAAACACTAAAAGTAATTTTTTCATTTGTTCTCCTTAAAATTTCAAAGTCCGTTCGGATTCATTCCCCTACTTATCACTTTGTAGGGCAAAATTATAACGCGTTTAGCTAAATTTTTGTTTAATTTAAGCTATTCCACAAGCCCTAATTCTACTTTGTTTTTATTAAGCGATAGCACTTCTACACGCACTTCATCGCCCTCTTTTAAGTAATCGCTAATCCGTTCATTTCTGTTGTTGGTTACCTTAGAAACATGTAACAATCCATCGTAATTATGAGGCAACTCTACAAACGCGCCAAATTCTACAACTTTTTTTACTTTACCTGTGTAAATATCACCCACTTGGTACAATTCATAAAGATTTGGTTTATTTTCTTTGGTATTTGCAATATTCAAAATATGCTCTTTTGCCGCATTCACTTTTTGCTTATTTCCCCCACTCACTTTCACTTCGCCATTATCACGATTCAAGTCAATCGCGACTTCAAATTTTTCAATAATTTCTTTAATCGTTTTGCCTGCTTGTCCAATCACTTCTACAATCTTGCTAGGGTGAATCGCAAAGATTTGTGAGCTAGGCAGAGATTCTGTATTTAAGACAATCTTTTCTTTTGCCTCTTCCATTAATCCCAAAATTTGCAAACGCGCCTCTTTAGCTTGAAAAAGCGCGTTTTTTAGTATTTCCGTTCTTAAACCCCCTAGCTTAATGTCCATTTGTAGTGCAGTGATTCCATTTGTACTTCCGGCAACTTTGAAATCCATATCGCCATCGTGGTCTTCTAAGCCCATAATATCTGTTAAAATCGCATATTTTTCCCCCTCACATACAAGTCCCATAGCAACTCCTGCAATCAAAGAAGTGCATTCAATATCCGCAGCTGCCAACGCTAAAGAGCCGCCGCACACTGTTGCCATAGAAGAAGAACCATTGGATTCTAAAATTTCAGAGACTAAACGAATCGTTTTAGAATCCCTATTAATCAAACTGCACTCTAGTGCGCGTTTTGCAAGATTTCCGTGTCCTAACTCTCGCCTGCTTGTCGCACCAATGCTACTTGCTTCCCCGACGCTAAAGGGTGGAAAATTATAATGCACCATAAAACGTTCCTTAGAGGTTGCCTTTTCTGTAAGTAATTCATAATTTTGTGCGTCCATCTCCCCTCCAAGAGTGCAAACCACAAGTGCCTGCGTCTGTCCTCGTGTAAAAAGTGCGCTTGAATGCGCTTTAGGCAAGAAATTTGTTTCAATGCTGATAGGACGAACCTCCTTTAAGCACCTGCCGTCCGCGCGTTTGCCCTCCTCTAATATCATTTGTCGGATAAGCGTGCGCTTTACTTTAGTGAGCGTTTCATTAACACGCTCTTCTAGTGATTCTATATCGTCTGAACTCTGTGTCTTCCAAGATTCCATAATTTCCTTAGCAAAGGCTTTTAAGCGGCTATTGCGTTCTGTTTTGGACAACGACTCAATCACTTTGCGTAAAGGTTCTAAATAATTTTGACAAATAAAATTTTCAATTCTTTCACAAACAAAGCTCTTTCTAGCTCTTTCTAGCTTTAGAGGCGACTTGACAAAAGGCGCGAAAGATTCCTTGATGAGCCGACTTTTAAGAGCAATCTGCGTACGCGCCAATTCTAAAGCCTCTATGAGTTTGTCCTCCTCTAATTCATTTGCGCTAAAGGAAGTGATTTCCTTCTCTTTTAAGGTTGTCATTAGGCTAAGAGGATTGCTAGAGGATTTTACCTTTACACCGCCAAAAGTGCGCATTTCAATCATTAACAAATCCTCATTCACACCGCTGACTAGCAAATCCAAAGTGCTTTGCTCCTGCTCATTTGGAGTTGGATTAATCACAAATTCCTCTGCAATTCTACCAATCCGCACGCCATTAACAGGAAAATGAAGCGGAATCTCGGAAACATACAAAGCCGCACTCGCAGCATTCAAAGCCAAAATTTGTAAATCACCATCACTCTCTGCGCTTAATACCATAATGGTAATTTGTGTAGGATAACAATAATCTTTTGGAAACAATGGGCGCAAACTGCGGTCTATAATTCTAGCTGTAAGAGTTTCGAAATCACTAGGCTTTGCTTCTCGTTTGACATAGCCACCCGGAAATTTTCCTGCAGCATAGGATTTTTCAATATATTGCACGGTTAAAGGCAAGAAATCCTCCTCTACCACGCAATTCTCATCAATTACCACCGTAGCTA
It includes:
- a CDS encoding polyribonucleotide nucleotidyltransferase, with protein sequence MDEAKLMFLSKEEEYIFDKFAKQTNGSVYYKNGNNVLLATVVIDENCVVEEDFLPLTVQYIEKSYAAGKFPGGYVKREAKPSDFETLTARIIDRSLRPLFPKDYCYPTQITIMVLSAESDGDLQILALNAASAALYVSEIPLHFPVNGVRIGRIAEEFVINPTPNEQEQSTLDLLVSGVNEDLLMIEMRTFGGVKVKSSSNPLSLMTTLKEKEITSFSANELEEDKLIEALELARTQIALKSRLIKESFAPFVKSPLKLERARKSFVCERIENFICQNYLEPLRKVIESLSKTERNSRLKAFAKEIMESWKTQSSDDIESLEERVNETLTKVKRTLIRQMILEEGKRADGRCLKEVRPISIETNFLPKAHSSALFTRGQTQALVVCTLGGEMDAQNYELLTEKATSKERFMVHYNFPPFSVGEASSIGATSRRELGHGNLAKRALECSLINRDSKTIRLVSEILESNGSSSMATVCGGSLALAAADIECTSLIAGVAMGLVCEGEKYAILTDIMGLEDHDGDMDFKVAGSTNGITALQMDIKLGGLRTEILKNALFQAKEARLQILGLMEEAKEKIVLNTESLPSSQIFAIHPSKIVEVIGQAGKTIKEIIEKFEVAIDLNRDNGEVKVSGGNKQKVNAAKEHILNIANTKENKPNLYELYQVGDIYTGKVKKVVEFGAFVELPHNYDGLLHVSKVTNNRNERISDYLKEGDEVRVEVLSLNKNKVELGLVE
- a CDS encoding F0F1 ATP synthase subunit C; protein product: MKKLLLVFFALAGVAFAAEGNEMLLSYSAIAAGVGLGIAALGGAIGMGSTAAATISGMARNPGVGGKLMTTMFIALAMIEAQVIYTLVVALILLYANPFLG